The Pogona vitticeps strain Pit_001003342236 chromosome 7, PviZW2.1, whole genome shotgun sequence genome segment CAACCGGGTTGGATCGCCAAGGCTTTTCCAACCTGGCCTAACTTTTAGGGTGGCCGTGCTGATAAAAGGGGGCCGTAGCCCTATATGCCGTTTTGGGAGAAAAACCTTAACTCACCAATCAACAACAAACCTCCCTCTGGGGTGTCTTTCCACgggggagccttccccctccATTTAAAATCCAGAATCCTGAACCTCTTGGTTGCTGGCAAATCCGAAAAtcctatccccccccctttcGGGTTCTTCCCCGCTGCCGTCcccatccctccttccctccctccccgaaCCCTGCCACAACTCCACCCcgagttgatttttttaaaatggggagtGGGGGGTGAGAAAAAGGGGGAGCCCACCGACCTGCCAGCCTCAAGGCGGACATCCTCTGGAATTCGGGTTCCTGGAGCCATTTCCACATCCTGCGGAAGGTCTCGCGCCCGGACTTCAGCTTGCTCCAGGGTTTGGGGTTGCGCAGGAGGTCGGAGAGGGTCCCCTGGGAGCGGCAGAGGATGCGCTGGGCGAAGATGGCCTGCGGGATGCTGTAGCGCTTCAGCTCGGCCGTGATGCGCTGCGCCACCTCTTTCGTGTTGATCTCTTCCACCTGGCCCGACCCGCCGGCTTGGGAAGCcgaggcggcggcagcggcagcggcggcggcgtggTGCCTCTCCCGCTCGCCCAGGAGGGCCCCGTTGGCTTGCCCGTGGTGGGGGTGCCCGTGGGGGTGCATGCCGTTGAGCGGCGGGGGCATCATCCCCGACCCGGGGCCCCCGAGCCCCCTGGCCAGGGGATCCTCGCTCCGGGAGAGCATGTGGGTCTCGAACCCGTTGGGTGAGAGGAGCTTGTCGCCGGCCAGGTGTCCCCCGTAGGGGGCCAGGGGCTGCTGGCCGTTGTGGAGCGAGCCCAGCCCGTTGGCGAGGGGCGAGAGGGGCTGCCCCATGGCCGTCATGTCTTTCGGGTAATGGCCGTAGAGGTTGCCCATGGAGGCGGCCAGGCTGCGCTCCTCGCGCATCAGGGCGAAGCCGCCGCCGACGTTGCCCGAGAGGCGCTGGTGGTGGTGCGGATGATGGTGCGgggggtggtgatgatggtggtggtggtggtggaacttcTCGGAGACGGTGGAGATGGGCGGCAGGTGCTGGAGCGGGGTGAGCGTGGTATAAGTGCTCATGCCGGACGGCGACTCGCAGGCCATGCTCATGGCCGGGTGCAGCGGCCCCCCCAGGCTGTGCTCCGCCGGAGGCGGCCGGTAGTCGCCCGCCCCGTCCAGGATGGCGCTCATGCTGGAGACCATGGCCGGCCGGCCGTGCGCCGTGACCAGGTTGCGGTGCGCCGTGGCGGGGGGAGGCGGCGCCGGAGGGGGAGGGGGCGCCGGAGGGGGAGGGGGTGCCggccccggaggaggaggaggagggggcggctGCCGCCCGTGCGCCCCGGCCGCCGTCGCGCTCAGGAGCTCCCCGGCCTGGTGAAGGGAGCCCAAACCGTCCAGGGTCAGCTCCATCGCCTCCCCTCCGCGGgcgcctcctccccctccccctcccccccgatcTCCGCCCCCAGCCCcccctgttcctcctcctcctccgccctcccttcctccttccttccttccttccttcctcctcctcctcctccttcaagccAACCCGCCGCGCATCTCAAGAGGTCGCCATCCGGAGCGCACGAGGCGCGCAGCAGGCGCCACAGCGGAGCCGCCTGGCCCAACGGCGGCTGGCTGGGGCTGGGGGCTCCGGCTCTCCCTCCGGTtgccggccggctggctggctggctggctggctggctggctctcgctcgctctcgctctctccctcgCTCGCTTTCTTtccgccctcctcttcctcctcctccgaagATCTGCCGCGAATGGCTGGCCGCTCGGCCTCCCTCGCTCGCCTTGACGTCACGGGCTCCGgtctggcctccccccccccgactctccTACTGGCTCCAACCCCGAGTACAGCCCCCCTTTCACACATGCACCCGCGACCCGCGTTGGAGAGCGAGGGGCGCCCCGCCAGGCGCGCCCACCCCCTTCCCCGTTCTGTGCCAAGGGCACCTGCCTGCGCCCTG includes the following:
- the ONECUT3 gene encoding one cut domain family member 3, with the protein product MELTLDGLGSLHQAGELLSATAAGAHGRQPPPPPPPPGPAPPPPPAPPPPPAPPPPATAHRNLVTAHGRPAMVSSMSAILDGAGDYRPPPAEHSLGGPLHPAMSMACESPSGMSTYTTLTPLQHLPPISTVSEKFHHHHHHHHHPPHHHPHHHQRLSGNVGGGFALMREERSLAASMGNLYGHYPKDMTAMGQPLSPLANGLGSLHNGQQPLAPYGGHLAGDKLLSPNGFETHMLSRSEDPLARGLGGPGSGMMPPPLNGMHPHGHPHHGQANGALLGERERHHAAAAAAAAASASQAGGSGQVEEINTKEVAQRITAELKRYSIPQAIFAQRILCRSQGTLSDLLRNPKPWSKLKSGRETFRRMWKWLQEPEFQRMSALRLAACKRKEQEQQKDRNLQPKKQRLVFTDLQRRTLIAIFKENKRPSKEMQMTISQQLGLELNTVSNFFMNARRRCMNRWQEDPGPNPGVPSSSASTFSKA